From the genome of Metarhizium brunneum chromosome 4, complete sequence, one region includes:
- the amdS_2 gene encoding Acetamidase: MRIEATSWEVKAAAKRAGTWAKIPLSWRLSAGDLQRAKNQRDLTGPFIRQFLPENVNIITSKDSLELVESLRRGDLTAVEVTTAFCKTAAVAHQINNCLHEIFFDEAIERAAHLDAHFAQHKTVVGPLHGLPISLKDQFHVKGVDTTMGYVGWIGSNLGVTHPSQIHKLESQVVSELLSLGAVLYCKTSVPQTLLFGETKNNIIGQTLNPRNQNLSCGGSSGGEGALQALRGSTLGVGTDIGGSVRIPAAFNGIFSLKPTPERVSYRDVANTNPGQNTYRSTVGFLSTSLDGLELILRGILSTKPWLNDPAVVPMPFRQDFVDDYTCRVERNGSVKKSKQPLKLGVLWTDGLVQPHPPVTRGLNTLVAALKGAGHLVVDWNPPSQKTGGRVHQSFLTADGAHGIHGHLNLSGEPLIADLQEEFQLKPPIGLLQYQESTLEGLSYEAKYSDYWNQTASDDGQIVDAVIMPVAPHAAVIPGKYYHTGYTKVINLLNYSAVVIPVTKADKSIDAIDGSYCPQNGTDQRNWDAYDPEVYDGAPVGVQLVARKFEEEKILAIAKIVVAVLEEAKNNGKR, from the exons ATGAGAATCGAGGCGACATCGTGGGAGGTCAAGGCTGCGGCCAAGCGGGCGGGCACTTGGGCCAAAATTCCACTTTCGTGGAGGCTGAGCGCAGGCGATCTTCAAAGGGCCAAGAATCAGCGGGATCTCACAGGACCCTTTATTCGCCAGTTTCTGCCAGAGAATGTCAATATCATCACCTCCAAGGATAGCCTGGAGCTGGTCGAGTCTCTGAGGCGAGGAGACCTgaccgccgtcgaggtcaCGACGGCCTTCTGCAAGACGGCTGCTGTTGCACACCAGATT AACAACTGCCTTCACGAGATATTCTTCGACGAGGCCATTGAGCGCGCAGCCCATCTTGATGCACACTTTGCTCAGCACAAAACCGTGGTAGGGCCCTTGCATGGCCTCCCAATCAGCCTAAAGGACCAATTTCACGTCAAAGGTGTCGACACGACCATGGGCTATGTGGGATGGATCGGCAGTAATTTGGGTGTCACTCACCCAAGCCAGATACATAAACTCGAAAGCCAAGTTGTCAGCGAGCTGTTATCCCTAGGTGCTGTGTTGTACTGTAAGACAAGCGTGCCGCAAACTCTTCTGTTTGGCGAGACCAAGAACAACATCATCGGCCAGACTCTGAATCCACGCAACCAAAACTTATCATGCGGCGGATCGTCTGGTGGTGAGGGAGCGCTGCAGGCTCTGAGAGGCAGCACGCTTGGAGTTGGCACCGATATTGGTGGCTCGGTCCGCATTCCCGCCGCCTTCAATGGAATATTCTCTTTGAAGCCAACACCTGAGAGGGTGTCGTATCGTGATGTCGCCAACACAAATCCGGGACAGAACACCTACCGCTCTACTGTTGGCTTTCTCAGCACGTCGTTGGATGGCCTCGAGCTCATTCTCCGAGGAATTCTGTCCACGAAACCGTGGCTGAATGATCCTGCTGTTGTGCCAATGCCTTTTCGCCAGGATTTTGTTGATGACTACACCTGCCGCGTGGAACGCAACGGATCGGTCAAAAAATCCAAGCAGCCGCTAAAACTTGGTGTTCTGTGGACAgatggccttgtccagccTCACCCTCCAGTCACCCGTGGCCTGAACACTCTGGTAGCTGCACTCAAGGGAGCAGGCCATTTG GTAGTCGATTGGAATCCACCCTCGCAAAAGACAGGCGGAAGGGTGCAT CAATCGTTTCTAACAGCCGACGGCGCACACGGCATCCACGGGCACCTCAACCTCTCTGGGGAACCACTCATAGCGGATCTTCAGGAGGAATTCCAGCTGAAACCACCCATTGGACTGCTCCAATACCAGGAAAGTACTCTGGAGGGGCTCTCTTATGAGGCCAAGTATTCAGACTACTGGAACCAGACCGCGAGTGATGACG GTCAAATTGTGGATGCTGTCATCATGCCTGTTGCTCCCCACGCGGCAGTAATCCCTGGAAAGTATTACCACACAG GATATACTAAGGTTATCAACCTGTTGAACTACAGCGCAGTTGTAATTCCCGTGACAAAGGCCGATAAAAGTATTGACGCTATAGACGGTAGTTATTGCCCCCAAAATGGGACAGACCAACGCAACTGGGATGCAT ACGATCCTGAAGTCTACGATGGAGCCCCGGTCGGGGTCCAGCTAGTTGCTCGAAAGTTTGAAGAGGAAAAGATTTTGGCCATTGCAAAAATAGTGGTTGCTGTCCTTGAGGAGGCAAAAAATAATGGGAAAAGATGA
- the rco-1_1 gene encoding Transcriptional repressor rco-1, producing MDNNDFDPFEDVPDHLKVLGQGWAAKFNPAVPRIMDLSLRHILMPSVSEVVCVRFSPDGGLVAVGIDCGVQIFRTDTRQMFCEMKHGLTQWGQPDLVRAVCFLAGGNVLAAAGDDGKVRLWDINSRSITHTFLGHEATVTCLELSKDSRFLVSGSEDKTVRCWDIDSGQEVAKGELSHRVLSLSLSPDAKILAAGTLHGAVLLDGTTCGLVGKVGEDDAHDNTVYSVAFSPDGSRLATAGSDKVVRIWDMLPSDGKPRLLHAIDGHEDEALSVCWAENGRWIISGSKDRSFLISDSESAKVQATVYGHSNVVLSVTSMPAQCLFATAGSDLGRVMLWSYKIRTEPYMAPTSAPRASLKRPGSGLPLHYLPPSKKHFPIFMGDEERDWSAATLLIREVCMLKMIDQLTDKPEWWLKVRDPDITAKWKAEALEMDWAAYRQHGDFTTATADACIAEMQKKAKLYEKTGLVPVFDYSACVVKSDTIAADLFGKLKDAVMPLENVPEDQKDWHPGSDGKVLDLVHPSLWPLVYGRTRILTDRTCNVQDCISSCGQGSVLSKPTSAELVMKQRWPYDEDGLSIPSLSLNFQWLPCDVVIDADGHATIDSYINNLNPSEHAELYSIIGGFIEQSLPAWDIVYRWPDEFSFQRLEAEMVGPNCTTPDKCQYGCYPSNRPLNEGERPREDDDESSLPSPSASTVGSENDPVRDQLDSEWFDRTHKVILPDAVPEQNLKPDRFFHLTPQDVRSSKFFNGKSRIQVIVKLANIHLTPKNPTYNGGSWHIEGQLNEHICATALFYYDNENITESRLAFRTRSNREELDTGLDYQQSDYRSIARTFAIEPTPPHDSTVQDIGSVLTRSGRAVFFPNLYQHQVQPFSLADPSRPGHRKILALFLVDPAIPIISTAQVPPQQPHWRAGHGTQQGSSSGDTATDVIDWAEAVQIRAELMQERSALQTQTNQNYEKATFNFCEH from the exons ATGGACAACAACGACTTTGATCCGTTTGAGGATGTGCCGGACCACCTCAAAGTCTTGGGCCAAGGCTGGGCGGCCAAGTTCAATCCAGCCGTGCCGCGTATCATGGACCTGAGTCTCCGTCATATACTCATGCCTAGTGTATCCGAGGTAGTTTGCGTCAGATTCTCGCCAGATGGCGGTCTCGTTGCCGTCGGCATCGATTGCGGAGTTCAAATCTTCAGAACAGATACGCGACAAATGTTTTGTGAGATGAAGCACGGCCTGACCCAATGGGGGCAGCCCGACTTGGTTCGTGCAGTCTGCTTCCTGGCAGGAGGCAACGTTTTGGCCGCTGCTGGTGATGACGGAAAAGTCAGGCTGTGGGATATCAATAGTCGCAGTATTACCCACACCTTTCTCGGGCATGAGGCGACAGTGACTTGCCTGGAATTATCCAAGGACTCTAGGTTCCTTGTCTCGGGCTCTGAGGACAAGACGGTGCGCTGTTGGGATATCGACTCTGGTCAGGAGGTAGCAAAAGGCGAACTATCCCATCGCGTCTTATCGCTTTCACTTTCTCCGGATGCAAAGATTCTCGCTGCGGGAACTCTGCACGGAGCTGTGCTGCTAGATGGGACTACCTGCGGCCTTGTCGGGAAAGTTGGAGAGGATGATGCCCATGACAATACGGTGTATTCTGTTGCGTTTTCTCCTGATGGCAGCCGACTTGCCACTGCCGGTTCGGATAAGGTGGTGCGCATTTGGGACATGTTGCCATCTGATGGCAAGCCTAGGTTGTTGCATGCAATAGATGGGCACGAG GATGAGGCTCTATCGGTTTGTTGGGCAGAGAACGGCCGCTGGATCATATCTGGTTCCAAGGACAGAAGCTTCTTGATCTCAGACTCAGAGTCTGCCAAAGTCCAAGCGACCGTGTATGGCCACAGCAACGTAGTCTTATCAGTGACTTCTATGCCTGCACAGTGTCTTTTTGCTACCGCAGGCTCTGACCTTGGACGTGTCATGCTCTGGTCTTACAAGATTCGCACTGAACCTTACATGGCTCCTACATCGGCCCCTCGAGCCAGCTTGAAACGGCCGGGATCTGGCCTGCCGTTGCATTACTTGCCGCCATCGAAGAAGCACTTTCCCATCTTTATGGGAGATGAGGAACGTGACTGGTCTGCTGCCACCTTGCTTATTCGTGAAGTTTGTATGCTCAAAATGATTGATCAACTGACTGATAAGCCCGAGTGGTGGCTCAAAGTTCGTGATCCCGATATTACGGCTAAATGGAAGGCTGAGGCTTTGGAAATGGATTGGGCAGCCTATCGGCAACATGGTGATTTTACAACTGCCACGGCGGATGCG TGCATCGCCGAGATGCAaaagaaggccaagttgtATGAGAAGACAGGCCTGGTTCCAGTCTTTGATTACTCGGCCTGTGTTGTCAAGTCTGATACTATTGCGGCAGACTTGTttggcaagctcaaggacgcTGTGATGCCCCTGGAGAATGTTCCCGAAGACCAGAAAGACTGGCACCCTGGCAGCGACGGCAAGGTTCTGGACCTTGTTCATCCATCTCTGTGGCCTTTGGTGTACGGACGCACGCGTATTCTCACTGACAGGACCTGCAATGTTCAGGATTGCATTAGCTCCTGCGGCCAAGGGAGTGTTCTATCCAAGCCAACGAGCGCTGAACTGGTGATGAAGCAGCGGTGGCCGTATGACGAGGACGGGTTGTCGATTCCGTCCTTGTCTCTCAACTTTCAGTGGTTGCCGTGTGATGTAGTAATTGATGCAGACGGGCATGCTACGATTGACAGCTACATCAACAATCTGAACCCCTCTGAACATGCCGAGCTGTACAGTATCATCGGCGGATTCATCGAACAATCGCTTCCGGCGTGGGATATTGTCTACCGCTGGCCAGACGAATTCAGCTTCCAACGATTGGAAGCAGAAATGGTTGGTCCGAACTGTACGACGCCCGACAAATGCCAGTACGGATGCTACCCGTCGAACAGGCCTCTCAATGAAGGCGAGCGCCCTcgcgaagacgatgatgagtcttctcttccttctccttccGCTTCTACCGTGGGCTCCGAGAACGATCCTGTTCGCGATCAATTAGATTCCGAGTGGTTTGACAGGACTCACAAGGTCATCCTGCCAGATGCCGTGCCCGAACAGAACCTGAAGCCCGATCGATTCTTTCACCTAACGCCGCAAGACGTCAGGTCGTCAAAATTCTTCAATGGAAAATCTCGTATACAGGTCATTGTGAAGCTGGCCAACATTCATCTAACGCCAAAAAACCCCACCTACAACGGCGGCTCGTGGCATATCGAGGGACAGTTAAACGAGCACATTTGCGCCACCGCTCTCTTCTACTACGATAATGAGAATATCACGGAATCCCGTCTCGCTTTTCGAACAAGGTCAAACCGCGAAGAGCTTGATACCGGCTTGGACTACCAGCAATCCGATTACAGGTCGATAGCCCGGACCTTCGCCATAGAACCTACGCCGCCGCACGACAGTACCGTGCAAGACATCGGATCAGTGCTCACAAGAAGCGGCCGCGCCGTGTTCTTCCCAAATCTCTACCAGCATCAAGTCCAGCCGTTTTCCCTGGCCGATCCATCACGCCCCGGTCATCGGAAGATATTGGCTTTATTCCTGGTAGACCCGGCTATCCCAATCATTTCTACGGCGCAGGTGCCCCCTCAACAACCTCATTGGAGGGCTGGTCATGGAACACAACAGGGATCGTCGTCAGGAGATACGGCAACTGATGTTATAGATTGGGCAGAGGCGGTGCAAATCCGGGCAGAGCTTATGCAGGAACGATCTGCTTTGCAGACCCAGACGAACCAAAACTATGAGAAGGCCACTTTTAATTTTTGTGAGCACTAG
- the ara-1 gene encoding Leucine aminopeptidase 2, with product MANRDPTTLSNYSAWRTKHTTVNFKLDFDRKLLKGAATLQLESQTDKGSNEVILDTRFINVQGVNVNAAEAKWELKPHSDPFGAPLHVSVPGGAAKGDVINVAIDLETTAKCTALQWLTPAQTSNKKHPYMFSQCQAINARSIFPCQDTPDVKSTFTFRLTSSLPVVASGVPVGDHTPAVGTEKTYEFEQKVPIPSYLFAVASGDIVSAKIGSRSVVVTGPNELDECRWELERDMDKFMEVAERLVFPYKWGEYNVLVLPPSFPYGGMENPIYTFATPTIISGDRQNVDVIAHELSHSWSGNLVSNASWEHFWLNEGWTVYLERRIQSAIHGEAEFDFSSIIGWKALEDAVELFGKDHEYTKLIISHKNVDPEDVYSTIAYEKGFHFLYYLDRLVGREAFDKFIPHYFAKWSGKSLDSFEFRDTFVDFFNHLGDEAIKQKIATIDWDGRFYTPGLPPKPDFDLTMVTACYELATKWKDASFEPKPEDVSSFTANQKIVFLDKLQESGPLSVERAQLLGKIYDFISSKNVELKSSYYRVALDANDPTCVYGVAELLGSVGRMKFVRPLFRGLNKVDRKLALETFKKNKEFYHPICRGMVEKDLGIHS from the exons atggccaaccGCGATCCCACCACTCTGTCCAACTACTCGGCCTGGCGCACCAAGCACACCACCGTCAACTTCAAGCTGGACTTTGACCGCAAGCTCCTCAAGGGCGCCGCCACGCTGCAGCTCGAAAGCCAGACCGACAAGGGGAGCAACGAGGTCATTCTCGACACCAGATTCATCAACGTCCAGGGCGTCAATGTCAacgcggccgaggccaagtgGGAGCTGAAACCTCACAGCGACCCGTTCGGCGCTCCTCTTCACGTTTCTGTccccggcggcgctgccaaGGGAGACGTCATCAATGTTGCGATAGATCTGGAGACGACGGCAAAATGCACCGCTTTGCAATGGCTCACCCCTGCTCAGACGTCCAACAAGAAGCACCCTTACATGTTCTCGCAATGCCAGGCCATCAATGCCCGGTCCATCTTCCCTTGCCAGGACACTCCGGACGTCAAGTCCACCTTTACTTTCAGGCTCACTTCATCATTGCCCGTCGTGGCGAGTGGTGTTCCTGTTGGGGACCACACTCCGGCCGTGGGCACCGAGAAGACGTACGAGTTTGAGCAAAAGGTTCCCATCCCGTCGTACTTGTTCGCCGTTGCCTCTGGTGATATTGTGTCCGCCAAGATTGGCTCGAGAAGCGTGGTTGTTACAGGACCCAACGAGTTGGATGAGTGCAGGTGGGAGCTGGAGcgggacatggacaagtTTATGGAGGTTGCTGAAAGGCTCGTCTTTCCTTACAAGTGGGGAGAGTACAATGTCCTTGTTCTGCCTCCCAGCTTTCCCTACGGAG GCATGGAGAACCCCATTTACACGTTTGCTACCCCTACCATCATCAGTGGTGACCGTCAGAATGTGGATGTCATTGCCCACGAGCTGAGCCACAGCTGGAGTGGAAACCTGGTTTCCAACGCAAGCTGGGAGCACTT CTGGCTTAACGAAGGATGGACCGTCTACCTCGAGCGCAGAATCCAGTCAGCCATCCACGGTGAAGCCGAATTTGACTTTTCTTCAATTATTGGCTGGAAGGCTCTTG AGGACGCGGTCGAGCTCTTCGGCAAAGACCACGAGTACaccaagctcatcatcagccaCAAGAATGTCGACCCCGAGGACGTCTACAGCACCATCGCTTATGAAAAGGGCTTCCACTTCCTGTACTATCTCGACCGACTCGTCGGCCGTGAAGCCTTTGACAAATTCATCCCTCACTACTTTGCCAAGTGGTCCGGCAAGTCCCTCGACTCTTTCGAGTTCCGGGACACATTTGTGGACTTTTTCAACCATCTAGGCGACGAGGCTATCAAGCAGAAGATTGCCACCATCGACTGGGACGGTCGCTTCTACACCCCCGGTCTGCCTCCTAAGCCAGACTTTGACCTGACCATGGTGACTGCTTGCTATGAGCTGGCCACCAAGTGGAAGGATGCT TCATTCGAACCCAAACCAGAGGACGTCTCATCCTTCACGGCCAACCAAAAAATCGTCTTTCTCGACAAGCTTCAAGAATCTGGTCCCCTCTCTGTTGAACGTGCCCAGCTTCTCGGAAAGATATACgacttcatctcctccaAGAACGTCGAGCTCAAGTCCTCGTACTACCGCGTCGCCCTGGACGCCAACGACCCTACATGCGTGTATGGCGTCGCTGAGCTGCTGGGCTCTGTCGGCCGCATGAAGTTCGTCCGCCCTCTGTTCCGCGGCCTGAACAAGGTGGACCGCAAATTAGCTCTGGAGACGTTTAAGAAGAATAAGGAGTTTTATCACCCAATCTGTAGGGGAATGGTCGAGAAGGATTTGGGCATTCACAGTTAg